One Bos indicus x Bos taurus breed Angus x Brahman F1 hybrid chromosome 6, Bos_hybrid_MaternalHap_v2.0, whole genome shotgun sequence genomic window carries:
- the LOC113894380 gene encoding platelet factor 4, whose amino-acid sequence MNQAVGPRACRPRSSPGLLLLGLLLLPAIALAQESSFPATFVPLPADSEGGESEDLQCVCLKTTSGINPRHISSLEVIGAGLHCPSPQLIATLKTGRKICLDQQNPLYKKIIKRLLKS is encoded by the exons ATGAACCAGGCAGTCGGACCCCGCGCCTGCCGCCCGCGGTCCAGCCCGGGGCTGCTGCTCCTGGGGCTGCTGCTTCTGCCGGCCATCGCCCTGGCCCAAG AGTCTTCATTCCCTGCCACCTTCGTCCCGCTCCCAGCGGACTCTGAAGGTGGAGAGTCTGAGGACCTCCAATGCGTGTGCCTGAAGACCACTTCGGGGATTAACCCCAGGCACATCTCCAGCCTGGAAGTGATCGGGGCCGGGCTCCACTGCCCCAGCCCCCAACTGAT AGCTACGCTGAAGACGGGAAGGAAAATTTGCCTGGACCAGCAGAATCCTCTGTATAAGAAaataatcaagaggcttttgaagaGTTAG